The window AGCCCTTGAAGTCAACACGCCCAGCACTGCTCCTGGTTGTCATGGCAACGGCTGAAGTCCCGCTGCCCGAGGTCGGCCTGTGTGAGGTGGGAGCGGTAGTGATGGAAGAGTTACCGTGAGCTGAGATTGGCATGGTGCCGAGGTCAGGCTCAGTCGCGGTTGCAGTCAAGGTGACAGAATCATCGTGAGCTGTAATCAGCATGGTGTTGAGGCCGGGCTCTGTGTATGTCGACGATATATCCTTTTCCCAGCTTGCCCAGTGGTGCTCACCACTGTGATCTCCACACCGGTTTAATATCAAAAATTTTCGACCTTtcgttttattttcttcaCAATTCAACCAAAACCACCGCTTTTTTACTATTTCAAAATAGAATCTCGAATTCAAGCGGCCCTTCAATACCTAGAAGAAAACCCGGGAGCTCCAGTGGCACGCGTCGCCCGGGAACATGGCCTTGAACGCAATCAGCTTCAATCTCGCCTCGAGGGCCATGGGCCTACCAAAGGGCGTGAGCCACCACACAAGCGTCTAAGCGATCCAGAAGAAGTTGTGATTTGCCGGCATATCGATCGCCTTGATGCTCTCAATATGGTAGTACGCCCTGAGTTTATCACAGAGGCAGCAAACCGGATCCTCCTAGCCAGGTGCTCGCGCCAAGAACTCGCTGATCCCCCTCAGGTTGGACCAAACTGGGCACACCGCTTCATTCGCCGCCACGGGTATCACAAGCAGCGCCAGAAAATCACGGCGAGCGAGCGGAAGCACTCAGAGGATTCCCAGGCCGTTGAAAACTACTTCAACAAGCTCGCTGCCGTCGTCAAAGAGCATGGGTTACAGCCTGAGGACATATGGAATATGGACGAGACGGGGTTTCGAAATCGGGGTGGGCAAGAGCCAGCTTATCGTGATCAAGCGCAAGAGAGCTCACTACTTTGCTATTCCTGAGAATAAGGAATCGGCCACGGCGCTCGAAGCTATCTCGGCCGTTGGGCGCTTTTGCCCACCCTTCTCGGTCTTGGCTGGCCAACTTCCACATGACCCAGTGGCACGAGCAGGAGGAAGTGGAGCCAGAGACTGTGATATCGACCTCCCTCAGTTGCTATTTGAATGAGGGGCTTTCTTTGGAATGGCTGAAGCACTTTGACTAGCATTCGAAGAAATCTCAACTAGGCGCTTATCGGTTACTTATCGTCAATGGGCATGGATCTCATCACACTATCCAATCTATTAAGTCCTGTCAAGAAAACAACATCTTTTCTTTCAGCTTACCACTAAATCTTACGCATGTTCTTCAACCTCTTTTGATGCTGTGGTCTTTCAGCCGCTCAAACATTACCATGCCAAGGCCCTAGATGTGTTGGTTCATAATGGCCTTAcaaacatcaccaagatCGAATTCTTGGGTATGATCCAGGGTGTGCGCTCACAGGCCTCCAAAAGGCCCATTCTATCGGCTTTCACCAGAACTGTCATCTTTCCATTCGATACCTCTGTTGTACCGGTTGAACTGCGGCAGAGGGTTTGGCCAGagacccccctctcccacaccCAAACCTCAAGCCCTCCCCGTCAGCACACCTGTCACCCTCAAGCAGATGAACAAAGTGGCTGATAAGCTGTCAAATTCGCTACCTGACGATCTTTCTGATGAacttgttgatggtgtgggGAGGTTCATCAGGGGGTTCCTCGCCACGGCTACCGAGCTGGTCCAGACGAAGAGGGGCCTGAGCGCCACATAACTGGCCCAGGCTGTTGCCAGAGCTCGCCGGGCATCGAAGGGGGCTTAAAATCAGGGGTGCTTACTGTGGCCGATGGGCGGCAAATGGTTCGAAAGAGGGAGGACGAGGCCCTCATCAAGGCGAAGAAGCTGGTGGAAGCGGCCGGGCAAAAGGCTCTCAATTTACGTAAGAGGGCTTGGAAAGAAGCGACCAAAGAAGCTCGCAATTGGCGTACTACTGGGAAGCTTAAACCGGCCGAAATTTCTGATGGATCTGGTGTTTTGAAGCGGTTACGGCGTTTTTAGTTCAAGAGGTtcgattgattgattgattgattgatttaTTAACGCCCGGTCGGCTAAGCCGAAAGGGCAACTATTACCGATTAAAGCATACACTCCCCAAGACATGCCCTGATCTCCCTAAAGCCCATGCAAAGTCCGATCTAGCTTATACactcttttttcccctttctcTACGTATTCTCGTGGGTTAATAGGATTGTTAGTAGGTTGGCTTGAAGTCGGTTCTCCAAGTATTCAACGTCCCATCTTCGGCGGCTGAAGCGGTACCTACTATCTATAGCACGGGGTAATAGGTGTAGGGTCGGTGGAGAGTGGTGGTTGGTCGGTTAGGTATTTCAGTTGGCCCGCGGTTGGTTCGCGTCGAGTCGGCCCGTGGACATTGCGAACCGAATCGTTGCCTGAACGGTCTTGACGTTCGGAGTCCAGTCTTCTTTATCCGACGGCGACTTCCCTCCTAGATAGAAGGAAATATTGCCTCTGTGAGTGGTTGTGCGCTGGAGCATCTCTGCTGGGTACGCCGTCCATTTCTTGCAccggaagaggaagagttcCACTGTCTCTCTCGCTTACCCGAGAGTGGCTAGAAAATAACATTGCAGTCAATTACTTGCTTaactaggggagagcggacgggatcccgtgtATTCAACTGCCTATGATCGTATGTGATATGTTGTGCCGGCCCATGGGCTTATAACAGAATGGTATAACCTTAAGTTTGTCTCACGGCTTGGCTCGAGCTCGGCTATTTccgttgttgaggttgtgcTATCACGACTAAGTCCACAAAATAATGTGTGAAGAAGCGGAGAAAGATTATTTCGAACTCGCCAACGGTCTAGGTGTACACGAAAAAGGAATGTTTCGAAAAAGGACATACTCCTCAGCTCGCTATGAGTGAAATGCTGAAACCCATCCCCTTGTCTGCTCAACACTGGCACGCCCCCCATATATACAAAGTCAAACACGTCCGTCTCTTTAGAATCCCTATTATTGATCACCTTAAAAACGGATCAATCAAGCAGAAAACAAGGCCTTAAGCACcgtcttcaacctcctccccccaggAACAGTCGCCTTtcccctctccaactccacacccccctccaactccctcagcaccctcccAATCTCCATATACGTCTCCACCGCCCCAATCATCggccccctcgcctccttggGAATCCCATTCATTTTCGGCCTCGCCTCATCATACAACTTGAACGCCTCGCTCAgtaatctcctcctcaggtTCTCCACATGTTTCCCCCTTGGATGGGCGACGACGTCTTCTGGGGTGAGATCTTCCTCCTTGAGCCAGGTAGTGGGAAGGTAGACCCTTCCCATCTCGGCATCTACAACAATGTCCCGTGCAATATTGACATACTGCAGCGCCACGCCCATTGTTCGTGAAGCCGACATGAGCATCTTCTTGCGCTCATCAGGCATCTCTGGCTCGCAGTGCTCGATGATGAGAGCAACGCAGAGTTCGCCTACTGTTCCCGCCACGCATTGGCCGTAGTAGTTGAGCTTGTCCTCGTCGACAATGGGGAACTTGGCCGACTCGGAGGAGTCATGAAAAGAAAATTGGGAGTCGAGCTCGAAGCCCTCGATGAGTTGGTAGAGAGGCTGAGAGGGGAGAATGGTAGCTGGGAGATACTTGAGTGCTGACTTTGCCTCGGGTGGGAAAGCCTCGTCGATATAGTCGTTGATCCGGGCTTTGTTGGATTTTACGTCGGACTTGTAGTGGAGGTCGAGGAACTTGTAGAGCTTGGTGGTCCAGGACTTGACTTCGGCGCGGGAGGTGGAGTCGTCGACGAGATCATCGGCGAGGCGGCAGAAGGAGTACCTGGAGAGCTGTTAGTGAAATGCTGAGCAAGATGGGAAGGTGGGGTGGGCTTACAGAAGAATCAAATCGATGCGAAGACGGCCGGTAAAAAGCGAGTTGGCCAGGTAGAAGCTTCTGCTCTTTGCCTTCAGCCGAGTCACAGCGTCGGACAGGCCCGCAATCCTTTCGAGATCGTATTGCTTGGTGTTTGAGAACCGGCTCTGGACCAACATCAAAGGCGTGGGAGACCGAGGCACCTTGGGGAACAGGTGAGGGAAGGCAAAGATGATGGCCAAGTACTGGTCAAAAACTGCCATGCCGAACACAATGAGGATATTGGTCGCGAGGAAGAAGGTAGCCTCCTCGATGTCAAGGACACCAAACAGACACCATCCCAGCTTCGTGCCGGACTCAATGGCCCAAGTTCCACGTCCCAAAGCCAGCTCGTCCACGAGCCACAAGTAGACTGTCGGAATGATGATCGGAACCACAGTGGAGGTCAAGGGCAGGGTTAGAATAAATCTGCCCGCAACAGTAAAGGTCAACAAGGCGAATGGGAAGGCCCATGCCAGAATAAGTCCCAGATAGGTGCCAGGACCGCCAGTTCTAATCTGGTGAACACCATAGAGCGTCAATGCGACGAGAATGCCCTGTCCGATAACCTTGCCTCTGGCGATTCGTTGCGGTGGGTTTCTCTGGGTGCTGAGGTAGAGAGGGTGGAACAATGgcttgctgaggaggatgtaGAAGAGCGAGGTGATGTATGTTTGAATCACGAAGAAGAACAGCTCTTCAATTGGAATTCCATAGAGACGAGGCCCAATGATGGCGTCTGGCGGGTAGGTCCAAATGTTGCTTCTGATCAAGTATGAGTCCCATGGTAGCGTCGCGAGGAAGGAGACAACTATTAGACTCCCAATCTGGAGGAAGTGTATTCGGTGGAATATTGGGTAGGCGATAACTGTAAGCAACGCAGCAAGGGGTATCGTGTATTTTAAATGTCTAGACATCAAAGTTAGTATATTTACATGATCGTGTCTCGGGCGGCTCAAAGGAAGAGAGCAGAGCTTACACAAGGGCATAATCGTAAGCCATGATGAAAAGCGTGTTTGAGTGGTCGTGTAATGAGGTTATTCCGGGGTTCTCCAAGCCTTGGCTCGTCCCAGGGGCCCAAACGGTGAGAGAGTAAAGCACGTGTCGATCCCAACCAAAAAAATGAGGCGTTTACAAGTCAATCCAGCGCGTCATGACAGAGAGTGACGATTCGTTTGCGGTGAAAGAGAGAGCAAAGCTACACATCCAGGGGAAAGAAAGGACGGGACCCCAAGCAAAATGAACCCTTTCGTCATCGATCAAAGAAGGGGCCAGCCCTTCGGGACCCGTGGCAGTGCCCGCCCTTTTTCTTGGAGGATCCATATCTAAGCACTCAAACCCACTGCAACATGTCGAGATAGAAGCGCCAAACAAATCGATTTCGATGGGGGTTGACCCTGGCCTGGCTCTCACATCTATCGGACGAACTGCCCCGTAATCCTGATGTCAGTGCAGCTGGGTCCCAAGACGGATGACCCGCATATATTCAGCCCTGATGAGCAAGAGCCCGGTGACCTGTCAGATGCGGTTCTGGATCGGACGGAGTGCCCTGGAAAGTCAAAAGCGCCGCCGGCAGTAACATTGCCGGAAACAAAAGTACGCCAGAGCGCCGCTGGCACGGGACCGCATGGGACGGCACTGACAAGAGCGGCTTCGATCTGCGACATGGCGATAGAGCGACAGGACGAACTAGGCCCAAGAAGGCAAGGTGATCGTGGGTTTGGTGAGTAATTGCTGCTAAATCAAGGGCCAAGACTGGCAGTGACTCCCTCCGATCCGGTCGTCTGGGGAATTCGGAAACAAATGGAAAAATGCCATGTCCTCATCGCCCGCATCAGGCTGTGATCGTTGATCTCTGAAAACGGTTGTGGATGTCAAAGATCGCACAAACCCCTGCCCCGATCGACACCGCTGTCACGGCAAAACAAGCAGATTCCGCTTCCAAGCGCTTGGCATCCCACTTTTATCATCAGCCAATCAGAACCAAGGCGCAAATCCTCTTGtctgctcggcctcggcccgGACGGAACGTGGAAACCGGCACGGCACCGCAATtcaaccaaacaccaaccctTAATCAAGCCAACCTTTTTCCTCCGTGTCACCTCCGCCGATCGCCGAGATCACAACCGCAACCACACATCCCGAAAATGGTCCCGAGAATACACACCTACCGTCCGCTCCTGCGGCTTGCCCACCGGCAAAACCCCGCCCAACCCCGACCAAACCTCATCGCCGCCGTCGCGTTCTCAATCTCCCGGTCGACCCGgaacctaccaccaccaccaccaccaccctcacaaaCCCCTTCCGAACCCCTCCAGGAAACCATCCACATCAGCGAcgcttcccctccccctcccccagagtctctcatcaccaaaaccatccccaaccgccgccccaaccgccgccgtctgatctcccgcctcctcttcgccggcaccttcctcctcctcggcacaaTCGGCGGCTCAACCCTCcgcctcttcatctcccccccgacccctcccacccccgacACCGACCAAGACAAATACGTCATCTCCGACCTCCACTCCCAAgcctcccgcctccccatCGTCCAGCAACTCTCCTCCGACCCAGCCTGGACCAGCTGGGAAGCctacaacaccctccccccctcccaccgcGCCCAGCACATAACAGCACACACCCTCCGCGGCTCCCGCGGCGTGGGCGGCTACCAGCGCATCTTCCACAACGCCTCCACCGGCGAGCTCGTCTCGGTGATCTTCTTCGGTCCGGCCACCATCGGCTGGCCGGGTGTTGTTCACGGGGGGTGTTTAGCCACCATTCTGGATGAGAGCTGCGGTAGGGCGGCGTTTAAGCAATGGGGTGGGCTGGCGGGTGTGACCGCCAAGCTGAATATCGAATACAAAAAGGCGACGTTGGCGAATGGGTTCTATATCATAAGAATAAGACCaaggacggaggaggagttgccTGAACgtgagagggggaagaggcatTACAAGAGCTGGGTGGACGCGGTGATTGAGGAGCCGGCTACGGGGCATGTGACGGTGAAGGCGGAGGCGTTGTTTgtaggggggaaggggaatgggaagggggagggtaAGAAGAAGTTTAGTTGGGGGGGAAAGGTGCAGGATGCGCATGCCGAGTTTTGAATAGAATTGGGGGAGGTGTATGATAGGTGAGGAAAGTCATCGTCATGTTGGAAGACCATGCGCCGAGAGCAATAGTGGGACACGGGCTTGTTGGTGCATATGATATGATATCAGCGGCCTACATAGCAGTTTTACGGCTTTTCAGACATAGAGTGGAGGATCATGTTCAAACAAGTAAGAGATTCTTGGTCAGGCTCTTAGTACTCTTTGTTCTGGTAAGGTACTCGAATCCAAAGGCAGCCAAGAACGCAAGATCAAGAGACGACTACATACATATGTAAAAGCTTACGCATATGTGCCTCTCAAGCACACGTGGGCCAAGGACCTACCTACCTTTACATCAAGCTCAAGCACCAATGCCCGTGCAGCCGCATGCGAAGAATATCGCGGCCGCCGGGTCCATCTCCCGTCGGAACATATCATCCGTCTCTACCCCCACGAACCATATGGCTACCTCGTGGCGGCAGGTTGttcctcttccacaacaCCCACAGCCGCCGAGGGTCCGTCGCAGGGTCCTACAGCGGGGTCGCCGAAATGCATATATACCGCCCGATTCAACCGCTGAACGAGGGATATCCCGCATCGACCAGGCCAAAGTTCCCACAAGAGTCAATATACGTCGATATAAATCAACCCACGGCGGCGTCTATCCCATGCCCGAAAAGGCTCGGAACGTTCTAGGTGGTCAACCAAGGTCATGTGGTGGTAGTAACCGCCCAAGTGATGCCTGTTAAATCTGCACCGTAACCTTGATAGCACCCACCCGGGAACATGTCCTTGATGACAAGAATATTGTTCAGCATCCAAGACATTCCAGCCAAGACCCTAGGTATGAAGGGTCTGAAACAGAATGATGGCATTTCCGACGAGGAATAGAAGCTCTGATCGATGCGCAAGTCGTCAAACCTCGCGATCAGACCAGGAAGCGGGTGGGTGGATAGTGAAATGCACGGTGACGGAATCGAATGTGCCGTGCATGGAAAGTGATCTGTCtcgggaaaaaaaaaagtctcGACGATGAGAAGGGTGATTGATGACCATGCGACTGGTACAATCAGAGACATGTGAGCGGCATGCCGTTTCGTTGAGTTTAGGAACAAGGTCATTGACCGTGATGTTGGGTACCTGGGTCCATCGTATCGCGTGAGGTTGTAGGTATACCCTCACGCTGCCCGCACATGGATCCAGATCAACCACACCGACTTTTGCAAAAGCTTTGCTGGAATCACTCAGCTGGGATTTCCTGGGGAGCTAGACAGTCGACATGGTTGGATTAGAGAGCAAGAGGGTCTCGATGTCAAGCTGATATCTTCAGTCATGGCTGGACCCTTCCATATGGGAGCTGTCATCCC is drawn from Podospora pseudocomata strain CBS 415.72m chromosome 1 map unlocalized CBS415.72m_1, whole genome shotgun sequence and contains these coding sequences:
- a CDS encoding uncharacterized protein (COG:S; EggNog:ENOG503Q3DC; antiSMASH:Cluster_5), producing MSKIAQTPAPIDTAVTAKQADSASKRLASHFYHQPIRTKAQILLSARPRPGRNVETGTAPQFNQTPTLNQANLFPPCHLRRSPRSQPQPHIPKMVPRIHTYRPLLRLAHRQNPAQPRPNLIAAVAFSISRSTRNLPPPPPPPSQTPSEPLQETIHISDASPPPPPESLITKTIPNRRPNRRRLISRLLFAGTFLLLGTIGGSTLRLFISPPTPPTPDTDQDKYVISDLHSQASRLPIVQQLSSDPAWTSWEAYNTLPPSHRAQHITAHTLRGSRGVGGYQRIFHNASTGELVSVIFFGPATIGWPGVVHGGCLATILDESCGRAAFKQWGGLAGVTAKLNIEYKKATLANGFYIIRIRPRTEEELPERERGKRHYKSWVDAVIEEPATGHVTVKAEALFVGGKGNGKGEGKKKFSWGGKVQDAHAEF
- a CDS encoding uncharacterized protein (EggNog:ENOG503NW83; COG:I; antiSMASH:Cluster_5); protein product: MAYDYALVHLKYTIPLAALLTVIAYPIFHRIHFLQIGSLIVVSFLATLPWDSYLIRSNIWTYPPDAIIGPRLYGIPIEELFFFVIQTYITSLFYILLSKPLFHPLYLSTQRNPPQRIARGKVIGQGILVALTLYGVHQIRTGGPGTYLGLILAWAFPFALLTFTVAGRFILTLPLTSTVVPIIIPTVYLWLVDELALGRGTWAIESGTKLGWCLFGVLDIEEATFFLATNILIVFGMAVFDQYLAIIFAFPHLFPKVPRSPTPLMLVQSRFSNTKQYDLERIAGLSDAVTRLKAKSRSFYLANSLFTGRLRIDLILLYSFCRLADDLVDDSTSRAEVKSWTTKLYKFLDLHYKSDVKSNKARINDYIDEAFPPEAKSALKYLPATILPSQPLYQLIEGFELDSQFSFHDSSESAKFPIVDEDKLNYYGQCVAGTVGELCVALIIEHCEPEMPDERKKMLMSASRTMGVALQYVNIARDIVVDAEMGRVYLPTTWLKEEDLTPEDVVAHPRGKHVENLRRRLLSEAFKLYDEARPKMNGIPKEARGPMIGAVETYMEIGRVLRELEGGVELERGKATVPGGRRLKTVLKALFSA